One segment of Thermosynechococcus sp. HN-54 DNA contains the following:
- a CDS encoding YraN family protein translates to MRHVGDRGEAVVAAWLQAQQCQILAQNWSCPWGELDIVAWDPKGVVLFVEVKTRRFRNWDSDGLGAISRSKQRKLILAAQAFLERQPQWQEHPCRFDVALVRHQSGTYRLHHYLEHAFTLDATD, encoded by the coding sequence ATGCGCCACGTGGGCGATCGCGGGGAGGCAGTGGTCGCCGCCTGGCTACAAGCTCAACAGTGTCAAATTTTGGCTCAGAACTGGTCTTGCCCTTGGGGTGAGTTGGATATTGTGGCTTGGGATCCCAAGGGAGTAGTGCTTTTTGTCGAAGTGAAAACTCGCCGTTTTCGCAACTGGGATAGTGATGGCCTCGGTGCCATTTCCCGAAGCAAGCAACGCAAACTCATTTTGGCCGCCCAAGCCTTCCTAGAACGTCAGCCCCAGTGGCAGGAGCATCCCTGTCGCTTCGATGTGGCGTTGGTGCGCCACCAATCGGGTACCTATCGGCTCCATCACTACTTGGAACACGCATTTACACTGGACGCCACCGATTGA
- a CDS encoding efflux RND transporter periplasmic adaptor subunit: MAAFIPFVGKPSSPWRSLVIGVMAAGLIGSAGWLLWRSRQTPLDLDRYTVPVQDRRDLVARIAATGKVVPIQTVNISPKRAGLLAKLYVEQGDQVKAGQIIARMDNRDEQAQLAQAQANLADAIARRDRIVAGNRAEEIAQAQAQVQAAAARARLAEERLNRNQILAAEGAIPRDTLDELKTNRDSAIASLNEAQKRLQLLERGSRSEEIRQAEAAVAAAQAQVQAARAALEDTVIRAPFMGIITQKYANPGAFVTPTTTASATTSATSTSIVAIAEGLEILAEVPEVDIGQVLVGQPVEIRADAYPGETFQGRVRLVAPEAVVEQNVTFFQVRVSLLTGLEKLRSGMNVDLDFLGQKINNALLVPTVAIAVERGQTGVYVVGEDNRPKFRPVTIGSSWQDQTQIISGLSVGERVFIDFPEQLRPKQD, from the coding sequence ATGGCAGCGTTTATCCCCTTTGTCGGTAAACCTTCATCCCCTTGGCGATCGCTCGTGATTGGGGTGATGGCTGCTGGCCTAATTGGCAGTGCCGGATGGCTTCTGTGGCGATCGCGCCAAACGCCCCTCGATCTGGATCGCTACACCGTGCCGGTTCAGGATCGTCGAGACCTTGTGGCTCGTATTGCTGCCACGGGCAAAGTGGTGCCGATACAAACCGTGAATATCAGTCCCAAGCGGGCCGGCCTGCTTGCCAAACTCTATGTTGAGCAGGGGGATCAGGTCAAAGCAGGTCAGATCATTGCCCGCATGGACAACCGCGATGAGCAGGCGCAACTTGCCCAAGCCCAAGCCAACCTAGCCGATGCCATTGCCCGTCGCGATCGCATTGTGGCCGGCAACCGTGCTGAAGAAATTGCCCAAGCCCAAGCCCAAGTCCAAGCGGCGGCAGCCCGGGCCCGGTTAGCTGAAGAGCGCCTCAACCGCAATCAAATTCTAGCTGCCGAAGGAGCAATTCCCCGCGATACTCTTGATGAACTAAAGACCAACCGCGATAGCGCGATCGCCAGCCTCAATGAAGCCCAAAAGCGTTTGCAGCTGTTAGAGCGGGGTTCCCGCAGTGAAGAAATCCGCCAAGCAGAAGCGGCAGTGGCTGCTGCCCAAGCCCAAGTTCAAGCTGCCCGTGCGGCTCTCGAAGATACAGTGATTCGTGCTCCCTTTATGGGAATTATTACCCAGAAGTATGCCAATCCGGGGGCATTTGTAACCCCTACAACCACGGCCTCTGCCACCACCTCTGCAACTTCAACCTCGATTGTGGCGATCGCTGAGGGTCTAGAAATTCTTGCCGAAGTACCAGAAGTGGATATTGGCCAAGTGCTCGTGGGACAGCCGGTTGAGATCCGTGCCGATGCCTATCCGGGGGAAACCTTTCAAGGGCGGGTGCGGTTAGTGGCACCTGAGGCGGTTGTGGAGCAGAATGTGACGTTTTTTCAGGTGCGGGTCTCCCTTCTCACTGGGTTGGAGAAACTGCGCTCTGGGATGAATGTGGACTTAGATTTTCTGGGGCAAAAAATTAATAATGCTCTGCTGGTACCCACGGTGGCCATTGCCGTTGAACGTGGCCAAACGGGTGTCTATGTGGTGGGTGAAGACAATCGGCCAAAATTTCGCCCCGTCACCATTGGCAGTAGCTGGCAAGATCAAACCCAAATTATCAGCGGCCTCAGTGTGGGCGAGCGGGTCTTTATTGATTTTCCTGAACAGTTGCGGCCAAAACAAGACTAA
- a CDS encoding class I SAM-dependent methyltransferase, whose product MQSQSIKLVNVGCGHTFHPEWLNFDVAPAVAGVKRWDIRRGLPFKEGEVDAVYSSHVLEHLSCQEAENFLRDAYRVLKPNGVLRIVVPDLEQTTRAY is encoded by the coding sequence ATGCAGTCTCAGTCCATAAAACTGGTTAATGTTGGTTGTGGCCACACTTTCCATCCAGAGTGGCTTAACTTTGATGTGGCACCAGCGGTGGCGGGCGTAAAACGCTGGGATATTCGCCGAGGCTTACCTTTTAAGGAAGGAGAAGTCGATGCTGTTTACTCTTCGCACGTTCTCGAGCACCTGAGTTGCCAAGAAGCAGAAAACTTTCTACGCGATGCTTATAGAGTATTGAAGCCGAATGGCGTTCTGCGGATAGTAGTTCCCGACTTAGAGCAAACCACTCGTGCCTACTGA
- a CDS encoding valine--pyruvate transaminase, which produces MNPALSQIGQQMSQLTGVRAIMKDIIETLRLNRGQDLINLSAGNPLILPEVEQLWRDCTHELMASPEFGQVVCRYGTSQGYEPLIAAVVDDFNRRYGLNLTERNVLVTPGSQAIYFFAANAFGGFSTNGKLKKVVLPLSPEYTGYGGVSLTPNIVVAYRPRLEIFEADHTFKYRPDFQQLHIDETTGCVIFSRPCNPTGNVLTDIEVRQIADLAVPYGVPVLIDAAYGPPYPSLNFTELAPVFGGNIVHCLSLSKAGLPGERVGIAIGDREILSVLEAFQTNACIHASRYGQAIAALAIANGALAEVSVNVIRPFYQRKFTVLEETLRTALPNDIPWFLHRGEGAIFAWLWLRDLPMTDWELYQHLKRAGVIVVPGSSFFPGLTEQWHHKQECLRISLTASDEEIALGMQRLAATVTEVYQESPSRSYSDVLA; this is translated from the coding sequence ATGAATCCTGCACTCTCCCAGATTGGCCAGCAGATGTCCCAACTGACGGGAGTTCGGGCAATTATGAAGGATATTATCGAGACGCTGCGCCTCAATCGCGGTCAAGACCTAATTAACTTGAGTGCAGGTAACCCACTGATTCTCCCTGAAGTCGAGCAGCTCTGGCGCGACTGTACCCACGAGCTAATGGCCAGCCCAGAATTTGGTCAAGTGGTTTGCCGCTATGGGACTAGCCAAGGGTATGAGCCGCTGATAGCTGCTGTAGTCGATGACTTTAATCGCCGCTATGGTCTGAATCTGACGGAGCGCAATGTCCTCGTTACGCCGGGCAGTCAGGCCATCTACTTCTTTGCAGCCAATGCCTTTGGGGGCTTTAGCACCAACGGTAAATTAAAGAAAGTCGTTCTCCCCTTAAGTCCCGAATATACGGGGTATGGGGGGGTCAGTCTCACGCCCAATATCGTCGTCGCCTATCGTCCGCGCCTTGAGATTTTTGAAGCCGATCACACCTTTAAGTATCGTCCAGACTTTCAACAACTGCACATTGATGAGACCACTGGATGTGTGATCTTCTCGCGCCCCTGCAATCCGACGGGAAATGTGCTCACGGACATTGAGGTGCGGCAAATTGCTGATCTGGCAGTGCCCTACGGGGTACCTGTGCTGATTGATGCTGCCTATGGCCCTCCTTACCCCAGCCTGAACTTTACCGAACTCGCGCCAGTCTTTGGCGGCAATATTGTCCACTGCCTCAGCCTCTCAAAGGCGGGACTGCCGGGGGAACGGGTGGGAATTGCCATTGGCGATCGCGAGATTTTGAGTGTCCTTGAAGCTTTTCAAACGAATGCTTGTATTCATGCCTCGCGCTACGGTCAGGCGATCGCGGCCTTAGCCATTGCCAATGGTGCCCTAGCCGAAGTGTCCGTCAATGTTATTCGCCCCTTCTATCAGCGCAAGTTTACAGTTCTCGAGGAAACCCTACGAACTGCTTTGCCCAATGACATTCCTTGGTTTTTGCATCGGGGTGAGGGGGCGATTTTTGCGTGGCTGTGGCTACGGGACTTACCCATGACGGATTGGGAATTGTATCAACACCTGAAACGAGCAGGGGTGATTGTGGTTCCCGGCAGTTCCTTTTTCCCCGGCTTAACCGAGCAATGGCACCACAAACAGGAGTGCTTGCGCATCAGTCTCACCGCTAGCGATGAGGAAATTGCCCTTGGTATGCAACGACTCGCGGCCACGGTTACAGAGGTGTATCAGGAATCCCCTAGCCGCTCCTATTCTGATGTCCTTGCTTAA
- a CDS encoding glutamyl-tRNA reductase — MNIAVIGLSHKTAPVDVREKLSVPEDVRERALQHLCGYAHIQEATILSTCNRLEIYIVTSDTEVGVREVHQFLSEWSHIPLPQLRPYLFILLHQDAVMHLMRVASGLDSLVIGEGQILSQVKRCHQLGQQYKAIGSILNRLFTGAIAAGKRVRTETSIGTGAVSISSAAVELADLRLQNLQNCRIAIVGAGKMSRLVVQHLIARGVKEISIINRSLERAQELAQQFPEVRFELFTMTDLLPIVAAMDLVFTGTAATQPLLDRENLGSVLTGDRPLAIIDISVPRNVHANVTELASVQLFNVDDLEAVVAQNQEARRQLAQEAEAILEEELETFLAWWHALETIPTIRSLRQKMEAIRTQELEKALSRLGSEFGEKHQGVIEAMTRTIINKILHDPTVQLQSQRDLESRQRAMQTLQHLFNLEPLEA, encoded by the coding sequence ATGAATATTGCTGTCATTGGCTTGAGTCACAAAACCGCCCCTGTGGATGTGCGCGAAAAATTGAGTGTGCCAGAGGATGTGCGGGAGCGGGCACTGCAACATCTATGCGGCTACGCCCACATTCAGGAAGCCACCATCCTCAGTACCTGTAACCGCTTAGAAATTTACATTGTTACCAGTGACACTGAGGTGGGCGTGCGGGAAGTGCATCAGTTTCTCAGTGAGTGGAGCCACATTCCCCTGCCCCAACTGCGCCCCTACCTCTTTATCCTGCTACATCAGGATGCCGTGATGCACCTCATGCGGGTGGCGTCGGGTCTAGATAGCTTAGTCATTGGGGAGGGGCAAATTCTCTCCCAAGTAAAACGCTGTCATCAGTTAGGGCAACAGTACAAGGCCATTGGTTCCATTCTTAACCGCCTCTTTACAGGGGCGATCGCTGCCGGTAAGCGGGTACGCACAGAAACCAGTATTGGCACGGGGGCGGTCTCCATTAGCTCAGCAGCAGTGGAACTGGCCGATCTGCGGCTGCAAAATCTCCAGAACTGCCGCATTGCCATTGTCGGTGCGGGCAAAATGTCCCGTTTGGTGGTGCAACACCTAATTGCCCGAGGAGTCAAGGAGATAAGCATTATTAACCGCTCGTTGGAACGGGCACAGGAACTGGCGCAGCAGTTTCCCGAAGTACGCTTTGAACTCTTTACGATGACGGATCTACTGCCGATTGTGGCAGCGATGGATTTGGTCTTTACGGGCACAGCAGCGACACAACCCCTCTTGGATCGCGAGAATTTAGGGTCGGTGCTCACAGGCGATCGCCCCCTTGCAATCATTGATATTTCTGTGCCCCGCAATGTTCATGCCAACGTCACGGAATTGGCCTCCGTGCAACTCTTCAATGTGGATGATCTCGAAGCCGTAGTTGCCCAAAACCAAGAGGCTCGACGTCAGTTGGCTCAAGAGGCTGAGGCTATCCTTGAGGAGGAATTAGAAACATTCTTAGCTTGGTGGCATGCCTTGGAAACAATCCCGACGATCCGCAGTCTGCGCCAAAAAATGGAAGCTATTCGTACCCAAGAGCTGGAAAAAGCCCTCTCCCGCTTGGGCAGTGAGTTTGGTGAGAAACACCAAGGGGTGATTGAGGCGATGACGCGCACAATTATCAACAAAATCCTCCATGACCCGACGGTGCAGCTGCAATCGCAGCGGGATTTAGAGAGTCGCCAGCGAGCGATGCAGACATTACAACACCTCTTTAATCTCGAACCGCTTGAAGCCTAG
- a CDS encoding leucyl aminopeptidase, whose product MQLQTVTTAIPEWSGDLLAIAVFQTEGTLTLTDPYTTLDQRLNGLLQELISEGEFQGKSGTSLLMRLLPNFPIKKLLLVGLGNREDFNLETLRRTAATIARTARRERVKTVAMALPHETLDAADAAQAIAEGILLALHSDVRFKSDPEARKLLPYPESVTLLGLGEQTAAVTRAQQICDGVILARELVNAPANEVTPVTLAETAQQLAATYGLTAKILERDECAALGMGAFLGVAQASDLPPKFIHLTYTPTGTVHKKIALIGKGLTFDSGGLNLKTQGGIETMKMDMGGAAAVLGTAKVMGQLKPAGIEVHFIIAATENMISGRAMHPGDILTASNGKTIEVNNTDAEGRLTLADALVYAEKLGVDAIVDLATLTGACIVALGDNIAGLWSNNSELAQALQKASDRSGEKFWQMPLENKYFEGMKSQVADMKNTGPRSAGSITAALFLQQFVDHTPWAHLDIAGPVWTEKEDGYNNPCGTGYPVRTLVEWLCSLSP is encoded by the coding sequence ATGCAACTGCAAACAGTCACTACTGCAATTCCCGAGTGGTCGGGTGATTTACTCGCGATCGCCGTCTTTCAAACGGAAGGCACCCTCACCCTTACAGACCCCTATACGACCCTCGATCAGCGCCTCAATGGCCTCTTACAAGAACTCATCAGCGAAGGGGAGTTTCAAGGTAAATCTGGCACCTCCCTGCTCATGCGCCTACTGCCTAACTTCCCCATTAAGAAGCTCCTCCTTGTTGGCTTGGGGAATCGCGAGGACTTTAACCTAGAGACCCTGCGTCGAACTGCCGCTACCATTGCCCGCACTGCCCGCCGTGAACGCGTGAAAACAGTGGCGATGGCACTCCCCCATGAAACCTTAGACGCGGCGGATGCTGCCCAAGCCATTGCTGAAGGGATTCTCCTTGCCCTCCACAGTGATGTCCGCTTCAAGTCGGATCCCGAAGCCCGTAAACTCCTGCCCTACCCTGAATCTGTGACCCTGTTGGGTCTGGGGGAACAAACGGCAGCAGTGACCCGTGCGCAGCAAATCTGCGATGGCGTGATTTTGGCTCGCGAGCTCGTGAATGCCCCTGCCAATGAAGTTACCCCGGTGACCCTTGCAGAAACAGCTCAGCAACTGGCAGCTACCTATGGCCTGACCGCAAAAATTTTGGAGCGCGATGAGTGTGCTGCCCTTGGCATGGGTGCCTTTTTGGGGGTGGCTCAGGCGTCTGATTTGCCGCCGAAATTTATTCACCTCACCTACACGCCCACTGGCACTGTCCACAAGAAAATTGCCCTCATTGGCAAAGGGTTAACGTTTGATTCAGGCGGCCTCAACCTCAAGACCCAAGGGGGCATTGAAACGATGAAAATGGACATGGGGGGAGCCGCAGCCGTTTTGGGAACTGCCAAGGTGATGGGGCAACTCAAACCTGCGGGCATTGAAGTCCACTTTATTATTGCTGCCACGGAAAACATGATTAGTGGCCGTGCCATGCATCCGGGGGATATTCTCACTGCCTCTAACGGTAAAACCATCGAAGTCAACAACACCGATGCCGAAGGCCGTCTCACCCTTGCTGATGCCCTTGTCTATGCGGAAAAACTAGGTGTAGATGCGATTGTGGATTTGGCCACGCTGACCGGTGCCTGTATTGTCGCCTTGGGGGACAACATTGCTGGTCTTTGGAGTAATAACTCAGAGTTAGCGCAAGCATTGCAGAAGGCGAGCGATCGCTCCGGCGAGAAATTCTGGCAAATGCCCCTTGAAAATAAATATTTTGAGGGCATGAAGTCCCAAGTGGCGGATATGAAAAACACAGGTCCGCGATCCGCAGGTTCGATTACCGCCGCCCTATTTCTCCAGCAATTTGTCGATCACACCCCTTGGGCACACCTTGATATTGCCGGTCCCGTTTGGACAGAGAAAGAGGATGGCTACAATAATCCCTGTGGGACGGGCTATCCTGTGCGCACGTTGGTGGAGTGGCTATGCAGTCTCAGTCCATAA
- a CDS encoding VOC family protein, whose protein sequence is MHHVSIRTANIQRAIAFYECLGFTMDIRFTTGYTLACWLKGWHTRLELLQVPEPYPAADPFHDEHYVGYYHLSFDLSDHPDPLETWLKQVGETLKAEGLPFELLLKPTQQVIGSHLYHVAFVRDCDGLPLEFLQCLGSC, encoded by the coding sequence TTGCATCACGTTTCCATTCGCACAGCCAATATTCAGCGGGCGATCGCCTTCTATGAATGCCTAGGCTTCACAATGGATATCCGCTTTACCACAGGCTATACCCTCGCCTGTTGGCTCAAGGGCTGGCATACCCGCCTTGAACTCCTGCAAGTGCCTGAACCCTACCCTGCTGCTGACCCTTTTCACGATGAGCACTATGTCGGCTACTACCATCTCTCCTTTGATCTCAGTGATCATCCTGACCCCCTCGAAACATGGCTCAAGCAGGTGGGAGAAACATTGAAGGCAGAAGGTTTACCCTTTGAGCTATTGCTGAAGCCGACTCAGCAAGTGATTGGGTCGCACCTTTATCACGTCGCCTTTGTGCGTGACTGCGATGGCTTGCCCCTTGAATTTTTGCAGTGTCTGGGTTCCTGCTGA
- a CDS encoding mechanosensitive ion channel domain-containing protein, whose protein sequence is MPSQVIELWSSFINIVDAPLFRLGRETISLRWLFQVVLLLILVAILARFFKGVLKNQLLPRLGLDLGNREAISTVISGAGGALGYIIVLQAVGINLDSLAVIIGGLGVGIGFGLQDVTRNLISGLTLLIERKVRVGDFVEIENISGYVQEVSMRATVIQTFNGSNVVVPNTYLADSPVLNWYYETHRGRIDIPIGVAYGTDPVLVTEVLLNIAHSEPDVLREPAPRVIFREFGDSALEFELWVWTDAIERRVFIKSSLNFKIDYYFRQHNISIPFPQRDLWIRNAPALSLPSGPAETVGMPLAPATPSLKSLLQQVSYFQCMNDLQLRFLIESGYRKHLTAKEILFRAQEPITNFYIVLQGQMAAVYEENGELKPMMTFNPGEHFGELPLMLGVACPTTMMAMTDTVLFVLPREGFEQLLKEHPSLADDIAVAIARRQDVLAQHHQELQQLSRADQDQSRPIHWIRDRLQKLLSW, encoded by the coding sequence ATGCCATCCCAAGTTATTGAGCTGTGGTCGTCCTTTATCAATATTGTCGATGCACCTTTGTTTCGCCTTGGGCGGGAAACCATTTCCCTGCGTTGGCTGTTTCAAGTGGTGCTGCTGCTCATTCTCGTTGCAATTCTAGCGCGCTTTTTCAAGGGGGTATTGAAAAATCAACTGCTGCCGCGCCTTGGTTTGGATCTAGGCAACCGCGAGGCCATTTCCACGGTGATTAGTGGTGCCGGGGGGGCACTGGGCTACATCATTGTTTTGCAAGCAGTGGGGATTAATCTCGATTCTCTCGCAGTGATTATCGGTGGCTTGGGGGTGGGGATTGGTTTTGGTTTGCAGGATGTTACCCGCAATCTCATCAGTGGCCTGACGCTCCTTATTGAGCGCAAAGTCCGTGTCGGCGACTTTGTGGAAATTGAAAACATCAGTGGTTACGTTCAGGAAGTTTCGATGCGAGCCACGGTGATTCAAACCTTTAACGGTTCAAATGTGGTGGTGCCCAATACCTACCTTGCCGATAGTCCGGTGCTGAATTGGTATTATGAAACCCATCGCGGTCGCATTGATATTCCCATTGGGGTGGCCTATGGGACAGATCCAGTTTTGGTGACGGAAGTCTTGCTCAATATTGCGCATTCTGAGCCAGATGTCCTCAGGGAGCCAGCCCCTCGGGTGATTTTCCGTGAATTTGGCGATTCGGCTCTTGAGTTTGAACTTTGGGTATGGACGGATGCCATTGAGCGGCGAGTCTTCATCAAAAGCAGTCTCAATTTCAAGATTGATTACTACTTTCGGCAGCACAATATCTCAATTCCTTTCCCCCAGCGAGATCTGTGGATTCGCAATGCGCCGGCGCTCTCTCTTCCCTCTGGGCCAGCCGAAACGGTAGGCATGCCCTTGGCACCGGCAACCCCCTCCTTAAAGTCGCTGCTTCAGCAGGTGAGCTACTTTCAGTGTATGAATGACCTGCAACTGCGCTTTCTCATTGAATCAGGCTACCGCAAGCACCTGACAGCGAAGGAAATTTTGTTCCGTGCTCAGGAGCCGATCACTAACTTCTACATCGTATTGCAGGGGCAGATGGCAGCGGTCTATGAGGAGAATGGCGAACTCAAGCCGATGATGACGTTTAATCCGGGGGAGCACTTTGGGGAGCTACCACTGATGCTGGGGGTGGCCTGCCCAACAACGATGATGGCAATGACGGATACGGTCTTGTTTGTCCTACCACGGGAGGGATTTGAACAGTTGCTAAAAGAACACCCTTCCCTTGCTGATGATATTGCGGTGGCGATCGCCCGCCGTCAGGATGTGCTGGCGCAACACCACCAGGAGCTTCAGCAACTGAGTCGGGCAGATCAGGATCAAAGTCGCCCCATTCACTGGATTCGCGATCGCCTACAAAAACTGCTGAGTTGGTAA
- a CDS encoding TMEM165/GDT1 family protein, which produces MIKRALPWREFGVAFLTVFLAEFADKTQIAVFFMAARAASPWLVFLGAALALVTTSLIGVLIGRWLSQYLSEQRLQTLTGSSLLAIALWLLWDMLHPSL; this is translated from the coding sequence GTGATTAAGCGCGCGTTGCCATGGCGAGAGTTCGGGGTTGCGTTTTTAACCGTTTTTTTGGCTGAATTTGCCGATAAAACTCAAATTGCTGTGTTTTTCATGGCTGCCCGCGCTGCCTCCCCTTGGTTGGTGTTTTTGGGAGCAGCTTTGGCCTTAGTAACCACCAGTTTGATTGGGGTGTTGATTGGTCGCTGGTTGTCACAATACCTCTCGGAACAGCGATTACAAACGTTGACAGGCAGCAGTCTCTTGGCGATCGCCCTTTGGCTATTGTGGGATATGTTGCACCCAAGTCTTTGA
- the dnaK gene encoding molecular chaperone DnaK encodes MAKVVGIDLGTTNSCVAVMEGGKPTVIANAEGFRTTPSVVAYTKNGDRLVGQIAKRQAVMNPENTFYSVKRFIGRRFDEVTHEATEVSYKVLNVNGNVKLDCPALGKQFAPEEISAQVLRKLKEDASKYLGEEVTQAVITVPAYFNDSQRQATKDAGKIAGLEVLRIINEPTAASLAYGLDKKANETILVFDLGGGTFDVSILEVGDGVFEVLATSGDTHLGGDDFDKKIVDYLAESFRAQEGIDLRKDKQALQRLTEAAEKAKIELSSVMQTEINLPFITATQDGPKHLDMTLTRAKFEELCSDLIDRCRVPVEQALRDAKLSKEQIDEVVLVGGSTRIPAIQELVKRLLGKDPNQSVNPDEVVAVGAAIQAGVLAGEVKDILLLDVTPLSLGVETLGGVMTKIIPRNTTIPTKKSEVFSTAVDGQTNVEIHVLQGEREMAADNKSLGTFRLDGIPPAPRGVPQIEVTFDIDANGILNVTARDKGTGKQQSISITGASTLPKDEVERMVREAEMNAAADKAKREKIETKNQAEQLCYQAEKQLSELGDKVSSSDKDRLTSLIANLRSEIGTETEKKPIESIDFERVKSLMQDLQQTLYSVGSSVYQSAQPSDGTGSSSSGSSGSGGDDEVIDAEFSETK; translated from the coding sequence ATGGCAAAAGTTGTCGGAATTGATCTGGGAACCACCAACTCCTGTGTGGCCGTCATGGAAGGGGGCAAGCCCACGGTTATTGCCAATGCTGAAGGGTTTCGGACAACGCCCTCCGTTGTTGCCTACACCAAAAATGGCGATCGCCTCGTGGGTCAAATTGCCAAACGGCAAGCTGTAATGAACCCCGAAAATACCTTTTATTCGGTGAAGCGCTTTATTGGTCGTCGCTTTGATGAGGTGACCCACGAAGCCACTGAGGTCTCCTACAAAGTTTTGAATGTCAATGGCAATGTCAAGCTCGACTGCCCTGCCCTTGGCAAGCAGTTTGCCCCCGAAGAGATTTCTGCTCAAGTTCTGCGCAAACTGAAAGAGGATGCCAGCAAATACCTTGGCGAGGAAGTCACCCAAGCGGTTATTACAGTACCCGCCTACTTCAATGACTCGCAGCGCCAAGCCACCAAAGACGCTGGCAAAATTGCCGGTCTCGAAGTACTGCGGATCATCAACGAACCCACCGCCGCCTCCTTGGCCTATGGACTCGATAAAAAGGCCAATGAAACCATCCTTGTTTTTGACCTTGGCGGTGGTACCTTTGACGTGTCCATCCTCGAAGTCGGTGATGGCGTTTTTGAAGTGCTAGCCACCTCTGGGGACACCCACCTTGGCGGTGATGACTTCGACAAGAAAATTGTTGACTACCTCGCTGAATCTTTCCGTGCCCAAGAGGGCATTGACCTGCGCAAAGACAAACAGGCGCTGCAACGGCTGACGGAAGCGGCAGAAAAAGCCAAGATTGAACTTTCCAGCGTCATGCAAACGGAAATCAACCTGCCCTTCATCACCGCAACGCAGGATGGTCCGAAACACCTCGACATGACGCTCACCCGCGCCAAATTTGAAGAACTCTGCTCTGATCTGATTGATCGTTGCCGCGTACCCGTCGAGCAAGCCCTTAGGGATGCCAAACTCAGCAAAGAGCAGATTGATGAAGTGGTGCTCGTCGGAGGTTCCACCCGCATTCCCGCCATCCAAGAGCTGGTCAAACGGCTATTGGGCAAAGACCCTAACCAGAGTGTGAACCCTGATGAAGTCGTGGCTGTGGGTGCTGCCATTCAAGCTGGGGTGCTGGCAGGGGAAGTGAAAGACATTCTCCTCCTCGATGTCACACCGCTGTCCTTGGGGGTGGAAACCCTTGGTGGTGTGATGACGAAAATTATTCCCCGCAACACCACGATCCCAACGAAAAAATCCGAGGTCTTTTCCACCGCCGTTGACGGTCAAACCAATGTGGAGATCCACGTCCTGCAAGGGGAGCGGGAAATGGCCGCTGACAACAAGAGCCTCGGTACCTTCCGTTTGGATGGTATTCCTCCGGCACCACGCGGCGTGCCCCAAATCGAAGTCACGTTTGATATTGATGCCAACGGTATCCTCAACGTGACCGCTCGCGACAAAGGCACAGGCAAACAGCAGTCCATTAGCATCACCGGCGCCTCAACGCTGCCTAAGGATGAGGTGGAACGCATGGTGCGCGAAGCGGAAATGAATGCCGCTGCTGATAAAGCCAAACGCGAGAAAATCGAGACTAAGAACCAGGCAGAGCAACTCTGCTATCAAGCGGAGAAACAGTTGAGTGAGTTGGGGGATAAAGTCTCCAGCAGCGATAAAGACCGTCTCACCTCCCTCATTGCCAACCTGCGCTCGGAAATCGGCACTGAAACTGAGAAGAAACCCATTGAGTCTATTGACTTTGAGCGGGTGAAATCACTGATGCAGGATCTGCAACAAACTCTCTACAGTGTCGGCTCCAGTGTCTATCAAAGTGCTCAGCCCAGTGATGGGACTGGCTCCAGCAGCAGCGGTAGCAGTGGTAGTGGCGGTGATGACGAAGTGATTGACGCTGAGTTCTCAGAAACCAAATAG